Proteins from a genomic interval of Nostoc sp. TCL240-02:
- a CDS encoding transposase has protein sequence MNNDESQPENNKPKYKGKYRIDSTRLPAWSYASNAGYFITICTHGKKCFFGEVVQGEMQRSPIGVIAQKLWYEIPNNFSNCQLDSFCVMPNHIHGILVINQIREGDAMNIRIQEEDAMNRVSTSQRGDGQRGGVTGLFNPMLSKNSLSKIVRWYKGRCSFEINQIYEGFGWQQRFHDNIIRDEFALDQIRQYIINNPINWESDREHPPHPPL, from the coding sequence ATGAATAATGATGAGTCTCAACCAGAAAACAACAAACCTAAATACAAAGGTAAATATCGAATTGATTCAACCCGTTTACCAGCATGGAGTTATGCTAGTAACGCTGGATATTTCATTACTATTTGCACCCACGGTAAAAAATGCTTTTTTGGTGAGGTTGTGCAAGGTGAAATGCAGCGATCGCCAATTGGAGTAATTGCTCAGAAATTGTGGTACGAGATTCCTAATAATTTTTCTAATTGCCAGCTAGATTCGTTTTGCGTCATGCCTAATCATATTCATGGGATTTTGGTTATTAATCAAATACGAGAAGGAGACGCGATGAATATACGTATACAGGAGGAAGACGCGATGAATCGCGTCTCTACAAGTCAACGGGGGGATGGGCAACGGGGTGGGGTTACTGGGTTATTTAATCCGATGTTGTCTAAAAATTCCCTTTCTAAAATTGTTAGGTGGTACAAAGGACGATGTTCATTTGAAATTAATCAAATATATGAAGGTTTTGGATGGCAACAAAGGTTTCATGACAACATAATTCGTGATGAATTCGCCCTCGATCAAATTAGACAATATATTATCAATAACCCAATCAATTGGGAGAGCGATCGCGAACATCCACCCCATCCCCCCTTGTAG
- a CDS encoding serine/threonine-protein kinase, with product MTKIYCYKGHENSPSSRFCLQCGEKLSGASMSYSIQPGLSLGDRYVIVRQIGQGGFGRTYLAEDVNRFRELCVLKEFSPQVQTAYVVQKAEELFEREASVLYKLQHPQIPRFRELLRLNLGGKEYLFLVQDYVEGETYNSLLNTRLQQGLRFTEAEVRQLLQQILPVLEYIHSLGVIHRDISPDNLMLRTVDKLPVLIDFGGVKQVVATVASEYYQPGMVASSPSPTLLGKVGFAPPEQMQTGLVSPHSDLYAMAATMLVLLTGKQPQELIDTYNLTWQWRREVNVSPVLAQVLDKMLSARPSDRYQSVRQVIEALNPPPANYPPTQYPTPPQPTSATVAVSPPPPSFSSPPSPSWWTPTKTFLVAAAVAGSVGLIWWGVNSSRNDIGEVQPTPTASPIPTSNQPTDPLAQYSPAERERKEKLNDRRQQLGINSNFYVNLVNQVFWDKNPSLKGRTLSDGTEDEGLRAEWDKTASELLEKLAPLSSNTRRQLGTYTTAERDRWKVEVNKINVGSRSLYDLGDAAFLSAFPEQRGKNFQDQPIGQVWYGFVSDKLSAILSGSAFQKLVFDPGATGKTVSGNLQPGGGKVFIAGLAKNQSLELKLEANSQVLLSVYSPSGKIQFLEDSTKRSLSTKLPENGFYEFVVVSTASKPVDYELTITAENPTPPPSSTPTPTSTPTETSTPEPTPTLTPTETPTPESTPTPSAEVTPQKN from the coding sequence ATGACCAAAATATATTGTTATAAAGGACATGAAAATTCCCCAAGTAGTCGTTTTTGTCTCCAGTGTGGTGAAAAATTGTCGGGTGCGTCCATGAGTTATAGTATCCAACCGGGACTAAGTTTAGGCGATCGCTATGTAATTGTGCGTCAAATTGGCCAAGGTGGCTTTGGACGGACTTATTTAGCCGAAGATGTCAACCGTTTCCGCGAACTTTGTGTTTTAAAAGAATTTTCTCCCCAAGTTCAAACCGCTTACGTTGTTCAAAAAGCAGAAGAACTGTTTGAGAGAGAAGCGAGTGTTCTCTATAAACTGCAACATCCCCAAATTCCCCGCTTCCGGGAACTGCTGCGGCTAAACTTAGGTGGCAAAGAATATCTGTTTTTGGTGCAAGATTATGTAGAAGGGGAAACTTACAACTCTTTGTTAAACACCCGATTACAGCAGGGTTTGCGCTTTACAGAGGCAGAAGTACGCCAATTGTTGCAGCAAATTTTGCCAGTGTTGGAATACATCCACTCACTGGGAGTAATTCATCGAGATATTTCTCCAGATAACTTAATGCTTCGGACTGTTGACAAACTGCCAGTTTTAATTGATTTTGGCGGTGTAAAACAAGTAGTAGCAACCGTTGCTTCCGAATATTACCAACCCGGTATGGTTGCATCTTCCCCATCACCAACTCTATTAGGTAAGGTAGGATTTGCACCCCCAGAACAGATGCAAACTGGGTTAGTATCTCCCCACAGCGACTTATATGCAATGGCCGCAACAATGTTGGTTTTACTGACGGGGAAACAACCACAAGAATTAATTGATACCTATAATCTTACCTGGCAGTGGCGACGGGAAGTAAACGTGAGTCCGGTTTTGGCACAGGTATTAGATAAAATGCTATCTGCCAGACCAAGCGATCGCTATCAATCAGTTCGTCAAGTAATCGAAGCCCTCAACCCGCCCCCAGCAAACTATCCCCCAACTCAATATCCCACCCCACCACAACCCACATCCGCCACTGTCGCCGTCTCCCCACCTCCCCCATCCTTCTCATCTCCCCCATCTCCCTCTTGGTGGACACCAACAAAAACTTTCCTAGTGGCGGCGGCGGTAGCTGGTAGTGTTGGATTAATTTGGTGGGGAGTGAATAGCAGCCGCAACGATATCGGGGAAGTTCAACCTACTCCCACAGCCAGCCCAATTCCAACCAGTAACCAACCAACCGATCCTTTAGCGCAATATTCACCAGCAGAACGTGAGCGTAAAGAAAAATTAAACGATCGCCGTCAACAGTTGGGGATTAACTCTAACTTCTACGTGAACTTGGTGAATCAAGTTTTTTGGGACAAAAACCCCAGTTTAAAAGGGCGCACTCTCAGCGATGGGACTGAAGATGAAGGTTTGCGGGCAGAATGGGATAAAACAGCCTCAGAATTGCTGGAAAAACTAGCACCCCTGAGTTCCAATACACGCCGACAACTGGGAACTTATACAACTGCTGAACGCGATCGCTGGAAAGTGGAAGTCAACAAAATCAACGTTGGTAGTCGTTCTTTGTATGATTTGGGAGACGCTGCATTTTTAAGTGCATTCCCTGAACAGCGTGGTAAAAATTTCCAAGATCAGCCCATTGGACAAGTTTGGTACGGTTTTGTTAGCGATAAACTCAGTGCGATCCTATCCGGTAGCGCTTTCCAGAAACTTGTCTTTGATCCGGGCGCTACTGGCAAAACTGTCAGTGGTAATCTTCAACCTGGTGGTGGCAAAGTATTTATTGCTGGACTTGCTAAAAATCAATCTCTGGAATTGAAACTAGAAGCAAATTCCCAAGTTTTATTATCAGTCTATTCACCCTCTGGCAAAATCCAATTCTTAGAAGATTCGACCAAGCGTAGTTTATCAACTAAATTACCAGAAAACGGATTTTACGAGTTTGTCGTGGTTTCCACAGCATCGAAACCAGTAGACTATGAACTCACCATTACAGCAGAAAATCCCACTCCTCCCCCATCGTCAACACCTACGCCAACGTCTACACCCACGGAAACATCCACGCCTGAACCTACACCTACACTTACTCCCACGGAAACCCCCACACCTGAATCTACACCTACGCCAAGTGCTGAGGTGACTCCCCAGAAGAATTAA
- a CDS encoding IS5 family transposase (programmed frameshift), protein MSRLPAIENPQRKPYPSDLSDAEWLIIKPFLPKPKGFGHPVEVDLREILNAIFYVQRTGCQWEMLPHDLPPYTTVYGYFQKWQRKGIWQKIHDQVRHQLRQDLGRDEHSSVAIADSQSVKTTGKKGEVYGFDGGKKVKGRKRHIVVDSQGLLIGVLVTEANASERLGAVVVLHESAQELSKLEVVWVDQGYSGENFAQAVKQVCGEQVRVEVIERISKTFERLPKRWIVERTFGWLNRFRRLSKDYELYTEISEAMIYGSLIRLMVKRMAA, encoded by the exons ATGAGCCGTCTACCTGCGATTGAAAATCCACAGCGTAAACCCTACCCAAGTGATTTAAGCGATGCCGAATGGTTAATTATCAAGCCCTTTCTACCAAAACCTAAAGGGTTTGGGCATCCTGTAGAAGTAGATTTACGAGAAATTTTGAATGCTATTTTCTATGTGCAACGTACCGGGTGTCAGTGGGAAATGCTACCCCATGATCTTCCACCTTACACAACAGTATACGGCTACTTTCAGAAATGGCAGCGCAAAGGAATATGGCAGAAAATTCACGACCAAGTGCGCCATCAACTGCGACAAGATTTGGGCAGAGACGAACACTCTAGCGTTGCGATCGCCGATTCTCAGTCAGTGAAGACAACGG GAAAAAAAGGGGAAGTCTACGGTTTCGATGGTGGTAAGAAAGTTAAAGGCCGTAAGCGACATATAGTTGTGGATTCTCAAGGTTTGTTGATTGGCGTTTTAGTGACTGAAGCTAATGCGTCGGAACGTTTGGGGGCTGTGGTTGTACTCCATGAATCGGCTCAGGAATTGTCTAAATTGGAAGTTGTTTGGGTAGATCAAGGCTATTCTGGTGAAAACTTTGCTCAAGCTGTCAAGCAAGTTTGCGGAGAACAGGTTCGTGTTGAGGTGATTGAGAGAATATCGAAAACATTTGAACGATTACCCAAGCGGTGGATTGTGGAAAGGACATTCGGCTGGCTCAATCGATTTCGGCGTTTGAGCAAGGATTATGAGTTGTACACAGAGATCAGTGAAGCCATGATTTACGGCTCATTGATTCGTCTGATGGTAAAACGAATGGCAGCTTAA
- a CDS encoding serine/threonine-protein kinase, with protein MQLYCSRQHTNNGSNRFCTHCGEPLPLAVGQVVDNRYQIIRHLGQGGFGRTYLAEDISQSHRTCVLKEFAPQVQEHQDLQKAKELFEREANVLKKLQHPQIPRFHASLQVKIGTKDFFFLVQDYVDGDNYYQLLEQRESQGKTFSEEEVITLLQQILPVLAYIHSQDVVHRDTSPDNLIWRRSDNLPVLIDFGGVKQLPASQGFWQTKLVGNNTLLGKKGYAPEEQLRQGKAFFSSDLYSLAVTSLVLLTGQEPQKLYDSYQGIWGWGKQIRVSPKLEAVLKKMVAYKPSDRYQRAEQILKDLPSSTATKSTGNSITTKIKTMVVAPGRQRASAIVSRFQNRTQAIAKPISFPLWIRPFMMSLGGTALVVLTGAGAWGVVNAVIRSVSSITIPSISLPQIPQFPSGKPGSDKGKNPNLQEIISRRQQLEITEGFFIPFVDDLFYTKKPELKGRSLTSKPEDAGLRDEWSGIADDLLNKIEQGKLSTEARRKLGKYSQKDYDTWRQQARSGQLGNYTLEQLNKDTNEKFDRLFPGQERGKLNQKTFGQIWYAIAADQVSKVQSGK; from the coding sequence ATGCAACTCTATTGCAGTAGACAACACACAAATAATGGTAGTAACCGCTTTTGTACTCATTGTGGTGAGCCATTACCTCTTGCTGTGGGACAGGTTGTGGATAATCGCTATCAAATTATCCGTCATTTAGGTCAGGGCGGCTTTGGACGCACCTATTTGGCGGAGGATATAAGTCAATCCCATCGAACCTGTGTGCTGAAGGAATTTGCACCCCAAGTACAAGAACATCAAGATTTACAAAAAGCTAAAGAGTTATTTGAACGAGAAGCCAATGTTCTAAAAAAACTCCAGCATCCACAGATTCCGCGTTTTCACGCCTCGCTACAAGTGAAAATAGGTACTAAAGATTTTTTCTTTCTAGTACAAGATTATGTAGATGGTGACAATTACTACCAATTATTAGAACAACGCGAGAGCCAAGGCAAGACTTTCAGTGAAGAGGAAGTAATCACCCTACTGCAACAGATTTTACCTGTATTAGCCTATATCCACTCACAAGATGTTGTTCACCGTGATACCTCTCCTGATAATTTAATTTGGCGGCGTTCTGATAATCTACCCGTGCTGATTGATTTTGGTGGTGTCAAGCAATTGCCAGCTTCTCAAGGTTTTTGGCAGACTAAGTTGGTGGGAAATAATACTTTGCTGGGTAAAAAAGGCTACGCTCCAGAAGAGCAGCTACGGCAAGGAAAAGCATTTTTTAGTAGTGATTTATACTCTTTAGCGGTTACATCACTGGTATTGCTCACAGGGCAAGAACCGCAAAAATTATACGACAGCTACCAGGGAATTTGGGGTTGGGGAAAACAAATTCGAGTTAGTCCCAAACTGGAAGCGGTGTTAAAAAAGATGGTGGCTTATAAACCGAGCGATCGCTATCAACGAGCCGAGCAAATCCTCAAAGATTTACCATCGTCAACTGCGACTAAATCAACTGGCAATTCGATTACCACCAAGATTAAAACGATGGTAGTTGCTCCGGGAAGACAACGTGCCAGCGCTATTGTGAGTAGATTCCAGAACAGGACGCAAGCAATCGCCAAACCGATATCTTTCCCTCTTTGGATTCGTCCTTTTATGATGAGTTTAGGGGGAACAGCTTTAGTTGTCTTAACCGGCGCAGGTGCTTGGGGGGTAGTAAATGCGGTCATCCGCAGCGTATCTTCAATTACCATCCCATCAATTTCGTTACCGCAAATTCCCCAGTTTCCAAGCGGTAAACCAGGTAGCGACAAAGGAAAAAACCCTAATCTTCAAGAAATTATCAGTCGTCGTCAACAGCTAGAAATTACTGAAGGATTTTTTATTCCCTTCGTAGATGATTTATTTTATACAAAAAAACCAGAATTAAAGGGACGTAGCCTGACATCTAAACCTGAAGACGCTGGTTTACGAGATGAATGGTCTGGTATCGCTGACGATTTATTGAATAAAATAGAACAAGGAAAGCTCAGTACAGAAGCTCGTCGAAAATTAGGTAAATATAGTCAAAAAGATTACGATACATGGAGACAACAAGCGCGTTCCGGCCAATTGGGGAACTATACACTTGAGCAACTGAACAAAGACACAAATGAAAAATTTGATCGGTTGTTTCCTGGTCAGGAGCGTGGGAAACTGAATCAAAAGACCTTCGGTCAAATTTGGTATGCGATCGCTGCCGATCAAGTCAGTAAAGTACAATCTGGCAAGTAA
- a CDS encoding phenylacetate--CoA ligase family protein, protein MNCKPRQQRVIKAFEDFLSTPLETILQRHLNTQTSAALTLFHDVAANVPAYKAFLAEREINPATIQTLEEFQKLPAIAKQNYILSYPLADLCRNGQLEACDMIAASSGSSGKPTFWPRFFTDELQIATRFEQIFHDSFHSDTRRTLAVICFTLGTWVGGMFTTNCCRYLASKGYLITVITPGNNKEEILRVVQELGSAFEQVVLLGYPPFLKDVIDTGIARGVEWQQYQIKLVMAGEVFSEEWRSLVGERVGSQNPCYDFASLYGTADAGVLGNETPLSICIRRFLAENPDAARALFGESRLPTLVQYDPFTRFFEVHDGGLLFSGDNGIPLVRYDILDTGGIISYDAMLQFLAEWGFNPLEHLRSDSQQSPRGIHQLPFVYVFGRSNFTVSYFGANIYPENVTVGLEQPGIQEWVTGKFVLQVKEDADKNRFLSVVVELGAGIEGSEEKKEAIASSILSQLLRLNSEFANYVPAEYQTPQVTLAPMGDAEYFPVGVKHRYTRQ, encoded by the coding sequence ATGAACTGCAAACCACGACAGCAGCGAGTAATTAAAGCATTTGAAGATTTTTTGTCTACTCCCCTAGAAACGATATTGCAACGGCATCTCAACACTCAAACTTCGGCAGCTTTAACTTTATTTCATGATGTGGCGGCTAATGTACCTGCCTACAAAGCTTTTTTAGCAGAAAGGGAAATTAATCCCGCGACTATTCAAACCTTGGAGGAGTTTCAAAAACTCCCAGCGATCGCTAAACAAAATTATATACTGAGTTATCCTTTAGCTGACTTGTGCCGCAACGGGCAATTAGAAGCGTGCGATATGATCGCCGCTTCATCAGGTTCTAGTGGTAAACCGACATTTTGGCCTCGTTTTTTCACAGATGAACTCCAAATCGCCACACGTTTTGAACAAATTTTTCACGATAGTTTTCATTCAGATACTAGACGTACCCTAGCAGTGATTTGTTTCACTTTAGGCACTTGGGTAGGTGGGATGTTCACTACTAATTGCTGTCGTTATCTTGCTAGCAAAGGTTATCTCATCACTGTAATTACTCCTGGTAACAACAAAGAAGAAATTTTGCGAGTTGTCCAAGAACTTGGTTCAGCATTTGAGCAAGTGGTGTTATTGGGATACCCGCCATTTTTGAAAGATGTGATTGATACTGGTATCGCCCGTGGTGTGGAGTGGCAGCAATATCAGATTAAATTGGTGATGGCGGGAGAAGTATTTAGTGAAGAATGGCGGAGTTTAGTTGGCGAAAGAGTTGGTTCACAAAATCCTTGCTATGATTTTGCATCACTCTACGGCACTGCGGATGCAGGAGTTTTGGGTAATGAAACACCGTTAAGTATCTGCATTCGCCGTTTTTTGGCAGAAAATCCCGATGCCGCTAGAGCTTTATTTGGCGAATCACGTTTACCCACACTAGTACAATACGATCCCTTTACTCGCTTTTTTGAAGTTCACGATGGCGGATTGCTGTTTTCGGGAGATAACGGTATTCCCTTAGTGCGTTATGACATTTTAGATACTGGCGGGATAATTAGTTATGATGCGATGCTGCAATTTTTAGCAGAATGGGGATTTAACCCGCTTGAACATCTCCGTTCTGACAGTCAACAATCACCAAGAGGCATTCATCAGCTACCTTTCGTTTATGTCTTCGGCCGTTCTAACTTTACAGTTTCTTACTTTGGCGCAAATATCTATCCCGAAAATGTGACGGTGGGATTAGAACAACCAGGAATTCAAGAATGGGTAACGGGTAAATTTGTGTTGCAGGTGAAGGAAGATGCAGATAAGAATCGATTTTTATCTGTGGTTGTGGAGTTAGGAGCAGGGATAGAGGGTAGTGAAGAGAAAAAAGAAGCGATCGCATCTTCTATTCTTTCACAACTGTTACGGTTAAATAGCGAGTTTGCTAATTATGTTCCCGCAGAATATCAAACACCACAGGTTACATTAGCGCCTATGGGGGATGCAGAATATTTTCCTGTTGGGGTGAAACATCGGTATACGCGTCAATAG
- a CDS encoding HEAT repeat domain-containing protein: MPKKTYGSQVKARVKRLLEALLDFANGEFEESFNIKFDWKAEDSANPRLIIKTTLVALEYLTAKDKYSDKLTKPQIREALSRLEDFLEILEDNRTQDRGSDIWDFALILWSKNKEKNLKQFEEAWETNRPEKSKALQANSQKSDKSYWQEICGAMLEKHKRLTTNELLFAYEEMKFELEEIHVPLALVERNKPKKCSEDISPEQGSQLYEPSYEEKQRFEHEAFLEKIIRDSVGKTQGHRIALIGEPGAGKTTQLQTIAFWILNNNLGLPIWISLADLPGKSVKDYLLQHWLEDALEPVEDTTEEEKKALADLFKNNRVWLLLDAADEMSSPQPLTEISQQLTGWVKNARVVLTCRVNVWEANANALENFETYRLLNFEYPQQVQEFIRRWFHNKDVDKGERLWQELDKAERQRIQDLVKNPLRLALLCSTWQGSDKGLPETNAGLYQQFVEEVYKWKENRFPTTEQQQEELNAALGRLAKRAIDQEASRFRLRHKFVREELGDAKQQNSLFWLALKLGWLNEVGLAAESATKEKVYAFYHPTFEEYFAALAVENWHEFLNHVPDNPTLGVYRIFAPQWKEVILLWLGREDVKREEKEKFIQALVEFDDGCGEYRAIDRVRRGFYEFRAYFLVAAGVDEWKNSCNADAIVAEIVKCGFGKFEVKQNKWVESLYPISEGARTVLPQTNRIKAIAALVELIAKPQLDDDTRWLAASSLGEIGSGNQKAIDALVELISKPQLNDDTRWPGVKSLGQIGSGNQKAIDALVELIGKPQLNDDIRRLAAKSLRQMDTGNQKAIDALVKLIGKPQLDYSTRWQAAESLGEIGSGNQKAIDALVELISKPQLDDDTRRLAVESLRQIGSGNQKAIDALVELIDKPQLNDDIRRLAAKSLRQMDTGNQKAIDALVELIDKPQLGDSTRWQEAFSLGQIDTGNQKAIDALVELIDKLQLDDSTRWQAAFSLGQIDTGNQKAIDALVELIGKPQLDDSTRWRAAFSLAEIGAGNQKAIDALVELIDKPQLGDSTRRLAASSLRQIDPSNQKAIDTLLELIGKSQLDYSTRRQAAESLGQIDSGNQKVIDALVGLISKPQLDDFIRRLVAESLGQIDPGNQKAIAALVELIGKPQLHDSSRRLAASSLGKISSGNQKAIAALVELIPKPELDDSIRWQVASSLEKIMLDEQMPNVVTLLKDYLSPETYKNDFELFYSCYKVIWKSAQSMPYPAFYQAWHQQEKVKNGE; the protein is encoded by the coding sequence ATGCCTAAAAAGACTTACGGTTCTCAGGTAAAAGCACGGGTGAAGCGCCTTTTAGAGGCTTTGCTTGATTTTGCCAATGGAGAATTTGAAGAAAGTTTTAATATTAAGTTCGACTGGAAAGCAGAAGACAGTGCCAACCCAAGGCTGATAATCAAGACAACCCTGGTAGCTTTGGAATACCTGACAGCGAAAGATAAATATTCAGATAAGTTAACCAAGCCGCAAATTCGAGAAGCGCTGTCTCGGCTGGAAGACTTTTTGGAGATTCTAGAGGACAACCGCACCCAAGATAGGGGTTCTGATATTTGGGACTTCGCGCTGATACTGTGGTCAAAGAATAAAGAAAAGAACTTAAAGCAATTTGAAGAGGCATGGGAAACCAACAGACCAGAAAAATCTAAAGCTTTACAAGCGAATTCCCAGAAATCAGACAAGTCTTACTGGCAAGAAATCTGCGGCGCTATGCTGGAAAAGCACAAGCGTCTCACCACAAATGAGTTGCTGTTTGCTTATGAAGAGATGAAATTTGAGCTAGAGGAAATTCATGTCCCTTTAGCATTGGTGGAGCGTAACAAACCGAAGAAGTGCAGCGAGGATATTTCCCCAGAACAAGGTTCGCAACTTTACGAACCGAGTTATGAAGAGAAGCAGCGATTTGAACATGAGGCTTTTTTAGAGAAAATTATCCGTGATAGTGTTGGTAAAACTCAAGGACACCGCATCGCTTTAATTGGGGAACCGGGTGCGGGAAAAACTACTCAGTTGCAAACTATAGCTTTTTGGATATTAAACAACAATCTGGGTTTACCAATTTGGATTTCTTTAGCAGACTTGCCAGGAAAGAGTGTAAAAGATTATCTGTTGCAACATTGGCTAGAGGATGCTTTAGAACCGGTAGAAGATACAACAGAAGAAGAGAAAAAGGCTTTAGCAGATTTATTCAAGAATAATCGTGTGTGGTTGTTGTTGGATGCAGCAGATGAAATGTCTTCACCCCAACCATTAACTGAGATTTCCCAGCAGTTGACGGGATGGGTGAAAAATGCGCGGGTTGTGCTGACTTGTCGGGTGAATGTTTGGGAAGCAAACGCCAACGCTTTAGAAAATTTTGAGACATATCGGTTACTCAATTTTGAATATCCGCAACAAGTGCAAGAGTTTATTCGGCGTTGGTTTCACAACAAGGATGTAGACAAAGGCGAAAGATTATGGCAGGAATTAGATAAAGCTGAACGTCAGCGCATCCAAGATTTAGTTAAAAATCCTTTGCGGTTAGCGTTGTTGTGTAGCACTTGGCAAGGTTCCGATAAAGGTTTACCGGAAACTAACGCCGGACTTTATCAGCAGTTTGTGGAAGAGGTTTACAAGTGGAAAGAAAACCGCTTCCCTACCACCGAACAGCAGCAAGAAGAATTAAACGCAGCGTTGGGACGTTTGGCAAAACGGGCAATCGATCAAGAAGCATCACGGTTTCGGCTACGTCATAAGTTTGTGCGTGAGGAATTAGGTGATGCAAAACAGCAAAATTCTTTATTTTGGTTAGCGTTAAAGTTGGGATGGCTAAATGAAGTTGGACTGGCTGCAGAATCAGCAACAAAAGAAAAAGTTTACGCTTTCTACCATCCCACATTTGAGGAATATTTTGCAGCGTTAGCGGTTGAGAATTGGCACGAGTTTCTGAATCATGTTCCTGACAACCCCACGCTAGGCGTTTATCGCATTTTTGCCCCACAGTGGAAAGAGGTGATTTTGCTGTGGTTGGGACGTGAGGATGTGAAGAGGGAGGAGAAAGAAAAGTTTATTCAGGCATTGGTGGAATTTGATGATGGGTGCGGAGAATACAGAGCTATTGATAGAGTCAGAAGGGGATTTTACGAGTTTCGCGCTTATTTTCTCGTTGCTGCGGGGGTTGATGAGTGGAAAAATTCTTGCAACGCAGATGCTATTGTGGCGGAAATCGTTAAATGCGGCTTTGGCAAGTTTGAGGTTAAGCAAAACAAGTGGGTAGAATCTCTTTACCCAATCTCAGAGGGAGCAAGGACAGTACTACCTCAAACAAATCGCATAAAAGCGATCGCTGCTTTGGTGGAGTTAATCGCCAAACCACAACTCGATGATGATACCCGATGGCTAGCAGCATCTAGCTTAGGGGAAATTGGCTCTGGCAACCAAAAAGCGATTGATGCTTTGGTGGAGTTAATCAGCAAACCACAACTCAATGATGATACCCGATGGCCAGGGGTAAAAAGCTTAGGGCAAATTGGCTCTGGTAATCAAAAAGCGATTGATGCTTTGGTGGAGTTAATCGGCAAACCACAACTCAATGATGATATCCGAAGGCTAGCGGCAAAAAGCTTAAGGCAAATGGACACTGGCAACCAAAAAGCGATTGATGCCTTGGTGAAGTTAATCGGCAAACCACAACTGGATTATTCTACCCGATGGCAAGCGGCAGAAAGCTTAGGAGAAATTGGCTCTGGCAACCAAAAAGCGATTGATGCTTTGGTGGAGTTAATCAGCAAACCACAACTGGATGATGATACCCGAAGGCTAGCAGTAGAAAGCTTAAGGCAAATTGGCTCTGGCAATCAAAAAGCAATTGATGCTTTAGTGGAGTTAATCGACAAACCACAACTGAATGATGATATCCGAAGGCTAGCGGCAAAAAGCTTAAGGCAAATGGACACTGGCAACCAAAAAGCGATTGATGCTTTAGTGGAGTTAATCGACAAACCACAACTGGGTGATTCTACCCGATGGCAAGAAGCATTTAGCTTAGGGCAAATTGACACTGGCAACCAAAAAGCAATTGATGCTTTGGTAGAGTTAATCGACAAACTACAACTAGATGATTCTACCCGATGGCAAGCAGCATTTAGTCTAGGACAAATTGACACTGGCAACCAAAAAGCAATTGATGCTTTGGTAGAGTTAATCGGCAAACCACAACTGGATGATTCTACCCGATGGCGAGCAGCATTTAGTCTAGCGGAAATTGGTGCTGGCAACCAAAAAGCGATTGATGCTTTAGTGGAGTTAATCGACAAACCACAACTGGGTGATTCTACCCGAAGGTTAGCGGCATCTAGCTTAAGGCAAATTGACCCTAGCAATCAAAAAGCGATTGATACTTTGCTAGAGTTAATCGGCAAATCACAACTGGATTATTCTACCCGAAGGCAAGCGGCAGAAAGCTTAGGGCAAATTGACTCTGGCAATCAAAAAGTGATTGATGCTTTGGTGGGGTTAATCAGCAAACCACAACTGGATGATTTTATCCGAAGGTTAGTGGCAGAAAGCTTAGGGCAAATTGACCCTGGCAATCAAAAAGCGATCGCTGCTTTAGTAGAGTTAATCGGCAAACCACAACTGCATGATTCTAGCCGAAGGCTAGCGGCATCTAGCTTAGGGAAAATTAGCTCTGGCAACCAAAAAGCGATTGCTGCTTTAGTAGAGTTAATCCCCAAACCAGAACTGGATGATTCTATCCGATGGCAAGTGGCATCTAGCTTAGAGAAAATTATGTTAGACGAACAGATGCCAAATGTTGTCACCTTGTTAAAGGATTACTTATCACCTGAAACTTATAAAAATGACTTTGAGCTATTTTATAGTTGCTACAAAGTTATCTGGAAGTCCGCCCAAAGTATGCCCTACCCCGCTTTTTATCAAGCTTGGCATCAACAAGAGAAAGTGAAAAATGGAGAGTAG
- a CDS encoding type II toxin-antitoxin system RelE/ParE family toxin, whose protein sequence is MYEVILHPDVQEVYVNAEKAFAKKIARCFQQLEQTPRSHPNIKALKDRSSQ, encoded by the coding sequence ATGTATGAAGTTATTCTTCATCCCGATGTCCAAGAAGTTTATGTCAATGCTGAGAAAGCTTTTGCTAAGAAAATTGCCCGATGTTTCCAGCAGCTAGAACAAACTCCTCGATCGCACCCCAACATTAAAGCCCTGAAGGATCGCTCATCGCAGTGA